Within Bacillus sp. Marseille-Q1617, the genomic segment GAACTATTGGGTCGTGCTCTCGAATTCAAGTCCGAAAATGATTTGATTGTATGAGGTGAAGAAATGGACATTAAGATCAATATCGATGTCATGCTTGCAAAGAGGAAAAAGAGTGTGACTAAAGATACTCAAGTATAGAATTGAAACAGAAAGGTGATGGGGTTTATGGAGCTTGATGCAGTGATTTTTGATATGGATGGTACGTTATTTCAGACAAATCAAATACTGGAAATGTCTCTGGAAGATACATTTGAAAGATTGAGGTCATTCGGATCATGGAAAGGGGAAACCCCGATTGAGAAGTACCGTGAAATGATGGGTGTGCCACTACCCAAAGTATGGGAGGTATTGTTACCGGAACACTCAGATGATGTGAGGAAAAGTATGAATGAATATTTTCAAAGAAGGCTGATTGAAAACATTCAACAGGGAAACGGTGAACTATATCCACATGTAATCGAAGTATTAACCTTTTTAAAACAAAAACAATTGAAGCTATTCATCGCAAGTAATGGGTTAACCGCCTATCTGCAAGCAATCGTGCATCATTTTCGCTTGGATCGCTGGGTGGATGAAACATTCAGCATAGAACAAATTCAATCTTTACATAAATCAGATTTGGTTGAAATGATTTTGGTGAAACATTCGATAAACAAAGCTGCAGTGATCGGTGACCGGCTTTCTGATATCAATGCTGCAAAAGATAATGGTTTGATTTCTGTTGGATGCCGCTTTGATTTTTCTCAAGAGGAAGAGCTTGTACAGGCAGATGCAGTCATAGATGATTTAGGGGAATTAAAGGAACTATTTCCTTTTTGTGATGGGGTAAACACTGCCCTTGCTTTTAAATAAGCATCTTTCAAATTTAGGGGGGAGAGGTATTTGAAAAAGTTCCATATGGCGGTAGGCTTTGTTATAATAAGTGCTTTTATCCTAATGACGGGTTATGAACTTGGTGCAAATGATAAATACGACTTCTACTCTAACGTAGAAAGTACCGATCTTTCAGGAGAAATGGTGAATTCAATTTCACTGTCTTCAAAGAAAGAAGATGTTTTAAAACGTTTCGGCCTCCCTGAAAAAACCCATCAAATTTCGAAACCGAAGACTACCTTTCTAGTCTACAAAGATATACAATTCGGATTGAAGAACAATGAAGTTTTTCGTTATTTCTTTTCAGATAACCATAGTACATCCGAACGAATCACAGCAGGAGATCCCAGTGAAAAGGTCATTGAAACATACGGTTCTAATTATTATGAAAGAACCGACACAGGGGCAGAAATCATCGGATACTTTGACAAACAACACCACATCAATATAGAATTCAGCTTCTATGAAAACAAAGTGATTGGAACAATCATCGAAAAAATAAACTGAGTTCAAAGGCCCGTCCCTCGTTGCTTTAATGCGTTGAAGGACGGGTCTTTTGTGTAATGGGATTTTATGTTAGGATTAAAAAGATTGAATTTTTTGTATTTTTCCCCGGAGTGGGGTTAATTAAGGTTTGCAGCAAGCTGTTTTATTGATAGTTAAGTGAGAAAAGCATGAATCACATACCATATTTGAAATCAGCAGCGAGGTGTAAGAGTGGAAACAATACAGCATGATATCACGATAATAGGTGCAGGTGTAAGCAGCATTTTCTTTGCCTACACACTAATGAATTTGAATAATGATGCACGAATACATATGATTGATATCGGTAAAGAGTTAGAGAATAGAGTGTGCGGTCTCGATGAAGGAAATGAGTGTACATGCGAAGGAACATGCAGCAAGTACGCGGGTTTTGCTGGACTCGGGAAGTCAGAAGGGAAATTTAATTATACGAACGCCTTCGGCGGTGAACTTCATAGGAAAATCGGAGAAGATCATGCACTTCATTTGATGGAGGAAGTGGATGAGATCCTATGTCAGTTTGGCGGCAGCGCCAGGGAAAAATACAGCACAGAGAATGTATATATTTCTGAAAAAGCAAAACGGCATGGTTTGCATGTCCTATCGACGGAGGTGCGGCATTTAGGATCGGGTTTAGCACATGAAATCTTTCATAACATGTATCAAATCATGCGTGAACAGATGTCTTTTACATTTGAAACAAGGGTGGAAACTGTTAAGAAGACCGGTAAGGGATTTGAACTTCACACGAATCGGGGAATATTCAAGACTGGCCGCGTTGTGATAGGTACCGGAATGAGCGGCAGTATCTGGCTGAAAAGCATGATGGAATCATTTGGTGTCTATCCTGGAGAAACCCGTTTGGATATGGGATACCGGGTGGAGATGAAAGGTGATCAGCTGCAGTCTATTCTGCAAGACACCTTCGAAACAAAGTTGAAAATCGTGAGGGATCAATACGAAGCGACTACCTACTGCATGAATCCCCGCGGCAGAATCATACGTAAATATCAAAACGGTCTAGTCATGCCTGATGGACAAAATGCACTTGAGAAAGATACTCCGAGTGCAAATCTGAATTTCACGTTGTTTGTTCCAAAGTACTATTCTTCATACGAAGAGGCTTTGGATACAGCAAAAAATGTCATCGGAGGAATCAACAACGGAAAAGACAGGATCGTTGTTCAGCGGCTTGGTGATTTCATAAAGAACAGGAAAACAGAAACACTTGCTCATAATGAAGTGGAGCCATCCCTTGAGGCTGAAGGGGGAGATGCACGCATTCAAGTACCTGATTGTTATGGAAGTGTGTTAATCGATTTTTTACATGCATTGGAAGGTTTAATAGGTGAAGAGATTCACAGGGATACACTTATCTATGGGCTGGATGCGAAATTTTATGAACCGAAGTTCTCTACGAACGCATATTTGGAAAGTGAGGTTCCGGGTGTTTATTTAATCGGTGATTGTTCGGGAGTTACACACTCGCTTTCTCAGGCTGCCGCAAGCGGCATATATCTAGGCAAACACTTTGCATTCAACTAATAGAACGAAATAGGATTAAAAGTTATCCAAATGCATAGGGTTTGAAAAAATAAGGAAGTGATTGAGAAGTGTATAAGTTAGACAAAAATGAATATCAGAGAATCAACCCTTTGATCGATAATGAAAAGTTTAATTTTACTTTTTCCTATTCTCTTGCCGACAAGATTGTCTCCGGGGAAATATGGGTGGATGATGTTGATCAACCAGCACAGGCCATATTCAAGTTATCAAATGGAATTCATCACTTTGCAGGAAAAAGAGTTTCGCACGAGGGGGTCTTGGAGTGGTTTAAAGAGCATATAGAAGAAGCATCTCCTTGCGTATTGTTCGCAGATGCTGAGTGGGAAGAATTTATTGACAAGGAACAGCTTCATAAAACGAAAATTCAGCGGGTGGGATACAAGTTTGATAAAGGTCGCTACAATAAGCTTAAAGCTTACACCATTCCTGAAGGTTTACGATTAAAGAGAATCGAATCAAGTCTAATCTCGAAAAGTAAGCAGTATCCAGAAAAGTTTTATAAGTTGTATTGGGAAAATAAAGAGAACTTTTTATCCAAGGGAGTCGGATTTGGTCTATTAAACAAAGAAGATGAAATCATAGGAGAAGTCGTTTCATCATATTTTGCAGGTAGATATGGTGATCCAGATATATTCATTTCTGAGGATCATCGAGGAAATGGATATGGCACCCTGCTTGCTCGTGCCTTTATAGACGAATGTCTAGAGCGGGGAGTATGCCCTAAATGGGAGTGCGATATGACTAACATTGAATCTCAACAGCTTGCTGAAAGATTAGGATTTATCAAAATCGGCAGCCACCCTTTGTATGTCATGAATTAATGGGGGAGAGGGAGAGTTGAAGGAAGAGAATAACGGTTTAAAAAACTTTTTACAGAGAAACAGTGATAAGCTTAGCGTGATTGGCATTGATGGGTTAAGCAGGTCAGGTAAAACAACTTATGTTAATGAGTTGGGGAAGATGCTTGAAGAAAATCATACCGATTATATGTGTTTACATATGGACGATTACATAGAAAAGCGCAATAAACGATATAATACGGGATTTGAAGAATGGAAAGAGTACTATTACTTACAGTGGGATGTAGAATATCTTCGAAAAAACATGTTTGCTAAACTTAAAAATTTTTCCCGTTTGACGCTTCAATATTATGATAATGAATCGGATGTTCATGTTTCCAAAACAATGAAATTGCCTTCTAGCGGTGTAATATTAATTGAAGGGGTATTTCTTCAACGAAAAGAGTGGAAAGGATTTTTTGATTACCTCATCTATTTAGACTGTGAAAGAGAAACCCGTTTTAGAAGGGAGAGTGAATATACTCAGACACAAACGGAAAAATTCAAAAAACGTTACTGGAAAGCTGAGGATTACTATATGAAATCCGTACAGCCTGCGGCAAATGCCGATTATGTAATCAAAACATAGGAAAGGCTTATAGGTGTGATCATGGGATGGTTATTAATCGTTGTTCATGCAATCAGCATGACTTTGGCTTTAGCCGTATTTACATCAATCTATAGAAATAATCCAGTAAAGGGGAAATGGTTCCTGAGTACTATCCTCATATGTGGATTATTCAGTCTATATAGATTATTCAATTTCTCGCTGATACTGGGAGTGGGGACGGTTCTCATGTATGTGTTATTTACGATGATCACCATTCGTACACTTAAAAAAAGTAAGCCTGCTGCATGAGGAAAATACGGCAGGCTTTTGAATTTGTCATACGTTAAATGTAGCAGTAGTTAATAGTATTTTCCTCTCTAGGCTATGCACTGTTTATTCTCAATAAATATGTAAAATCAAGTGCTTATAGCTCTTTTAAAAACACAAAACTTTTTTTCTTATAATCCATCTTCTTTTCATAAAATCGATGCGCATCCAGCCGCTGCAGACCGGAGGATAGAGAAACGATTTCATAATCTCTCTCTTTAGCCCACCTCTCGACATAGCATAACAGTTTATCACCATAACCTTTTGAGCGCTCATTGGAATCAGTCACTAAATCACATACCCAAATAAATCTTCCGTTATATAATGTAAGCATTGGCATGAACCCAGTGACTGCCACGATTCTTTCCTCTTTATAGAGGGCTGCAAGTTTGTAACCTTCAGTGGCAGCCGCTTCCTTAACCAATTCAAGAAATTCTTCCTGAGTCAAATGCTTCCTGAGCTGATTCATCACAGGGTAAGCAGCAATCCAATCTGCTTCTGTACTCAATTCTCTGATCGTTGCCATGAACATTCTCCTTTGTTTCGTATATATGGAAGGCTGATCAAGTTTAAAATCAGCCCCTGTGAATTAATACTTCTCCTGCAATTTTTTAACTTCATCCCTGTGAAAAGGAGAGCCCTCCACCTCGTCAACTACGCTAAATGGATTCCCGTCAGGATCGAAGAAATCAAAGAATTTCATTCCACCAAACTCTTCAATTTCAGATGTTTTTATACCGTTTCTGTTAAAATGTGAATAAGCATTGTCGATATCAGATACAAGAAAGTTAAAATATGAATTTTTCATGTTTCCCTTGATTGTGAATTCCGATGGCTGCGGCTTTTCCACCTCTACCAATCCAAGCTGTGTCTGACAGTTTGGAAAGTAAAAGCCAGCACCGCCTTCCCATTCATCGATTAGTTTTACACCTAAAAGATCTTCATACCATTTCTTTGATTTTTTTAAGTCTGTTACAGGAATAAATACACTTCCAACCTTGAACATACAAACACTCCTTAGTTTATTGATATCTTTCACCTTAATAACGTAGATAACGGCAGAAAAGTTACATCATCTACAAAAAAAATGGAGGGGTCATGTGGTTTTCGATAACATGGAAAAGACAATGTCAAAGCTATACCGTTATAGTTTAATGTTGACTGGATCCAAATGGACGGCTGAAGATTTAGTCCAAGAAACTCTGATAAAGGTGTATACGATTAAAAAGACTGACCCACAAAGAGAGTTCACTAATAGTTTTCTTTACACTGTTGCTAAAAACCTCTTTATAGACGAACAAAGAAAGAAAAAAGCCGTCGCTACTTTCAGGGAAGAACTCCATCAATATGAAATAGATTATACCGGATGCGAGAGTATAGTCGAAGAACTTCTCTTGAAATTGCCAATTCGCCAGGCGATTCTAATCACGTTGAAAGATGTCTTCGGATATCATTCACAAGAAATCGCAGCCATGCTGAGGGTCACTGATGAATCGGTTAAAACGGCTCTATCACGATCAAGATCCCGATTAAAGAAATTAAGTAAGGATATTCCGCAAATTCTCCATCAACCGACTGATAAAGAACTTATTCTCGAATTAACCAGAGCGATCAAACAGGGTAATCCAGCATCTCTATTTGCACTCTCTCGTCTTCTCGAATCACGTCATTATTCGTTATCCAGAATATCTGGCACCAGGTACGTGCATGTAATTGACCCAGATGGGAATATACTGGAAATAATCTGCTGAAAATTACCTATTTAAGGCATGTTAAAACCGAATGTTTAGACTGAGTATAAAAAGAATGTTACGGTTGTATGTGGGTAAACTAATAATCGACCGGGCTTTTAGCCTGTTCGATTTTTTTTTGCTCGTAAAATCATGGTAAAGGAGGGTGTATGAATGGATAAATGGATGAAATTCCTTGAGGTGAATGCCCCTCGAATTCTGGAATTAACGATTGAACATGCAATACTAGTTGGATTAGCGATAATTGTGGCACTGCTGATCGGTATTCCTCTTGGAATTTATTTAACGACGAATGATTACCTTGCCGAGACGGTTTTGCAAATAGCGTCAGTCATGCTGACAATCCCGAGTATTGCGTTATTCGGAGTCATGATACCAATCTTCTCGCTGATCAATCAGGGGATCGGCTTTGTTCCTGCCTTTGTAGCACTTGTTCTCTATTCTCAGCTCCCCATCATCCGGAATACATATACAGCGATTAAAAATGTCAGCCCAGAAATGAGAGATGCTGCCAAGGGACTTGGGATGAAGACACATCAGCGTTTACTGCGAGTGGAAATCCCTAATGCATTTCCTCTCATCATGGCTGGCATAAGAACAGCAGTCGTGCTGAATATAGGGATTGGGGTCATTGCAGCCTATATCGGGGCTGGAGGTCTCGGTGTCCTTATCACACAAGGAATTTCGAGAGGCGACAATTATTTGATCATCAGCGGCTCGGTTGCAGTTGCCATTCTGGCAATCATAGCGGACGGAGTCCTCATGTGGATCCAAAAACGCTATACACCAAAAAGTATATCCAATTAAGCAGAGAGGTGAAAAGATGATTACATTCGATCAGACGACGAAAACATACGAAGGCGGAGTGACAGCAGTCAACAAGGTTGATTTCACCGTGGAAAAAGGTCATATCGTTGTTCTTCTTGGTCCTTCCGGATGTGGTAAAACAACACTGCTCCGCATGGTGAACAGGCTGGAGTCGATTACAGAAGGGAAAATCATCATTGACGGACAGGATTCAATGGACTTGAATGAGATTGAATTAAGAAGAAAGGTAGGTTACGTCATACAGAGCAACGGTCTATTTCCCAATATGACGATTGAAGAGAATGTTATGATCGTGCCTGATTTATTAGGGTGGGGAAAAAAGCAGAAGAGGGAACGCTTTAATTCATTGATGGATATGATCGGGTTAAGTCCCGACAAGTACAGAAAACGGTATCCACATGAATTATCTGGCGGACAGCAGCAGCGAATCGGTGTCATTCGTGCACTTGCAGCCGATCCTCCAGTCATGCTGATGGATGAACCATTTGGTGCGCTCGATCCGATTATCCGTGAAAAAATACAAGACGAGTTTCTTCAGATTCAAAGAGAAGTGAAGAAAACGATTCTGTTTGTGAGTCACGATATCGATGAAGCGATCAAGATGGCCGATAAAATCGTATTACTGCGAGGAGGGGAAATCATGCAGTATGATTCACCATCAGAAATGCTGGTTCGGCCGGAAAATGATTTTGTATATGAATTCTTTGGGAAAGACCGTGCTATTAAAAGCTTGAGTCTTCATACCATTGAGGATCTGAAAGAAATCATCGGTCTTGTTGAAATTGATGAATCCATTCAAGATACCAAAACAATCAGCGTCCATCATGACCTTCGAAATACACTTTCCATGCTCTTGAATCAGGAAGCTGAGCAAGTCATTGTATTGGATCACTCAGGCAATGAATTAGGTGCGATTACCATCGATCGTGTCCAAAAATATCTTCACTATGAGATCAAGGGCAAACCTTCCCCGGCTGTGAAAGGATGATTTCATGAATAATAAGAAACTAGTCAGCCGTATTGTACGCTATTTTGTGTATGCACTGGTGATCGCCTTTTTTGCGTGGGCGATAATGAATCAATATTTTAACTATATCTTCAGTGAAACCAATACATTTTTGTTGCTGTTAAAGCAGCACTTCCAGCTTGTGCTGGTATCTTCTCTACTGGCAATAGCAGTTGCTGTTCCTATAGGAATATTAATTACAAGGAAATCGTTCAGAAGAGCAGAGTGGGCTGTTTCGAACACTGTTAACTTTGGACAGACCATTCCCAGCCTTGCTGTACTTGCACTTACGATCAGCATTCTTGGTATAGGATTTAAAACAGCGATTTTTGCACTGTTTATCTATTCTCTGCTGCCAATATACAGAAACACAGTAGCAGGTATTGACTCAATTGATGACAATTTAATAGACGCGGCAAGAGGGATGGGTATGACTCCATCACAAATTCTTTTTAAAATCGAACTACCGAATGCAGCTTATTCCATTTTGGCAGGGATCAGGACTGCTGTTGTATTGAATATTGGAACAGCGGCGCTTGCTTATGTTGTCGGGGGCGGTGGACTCGGAGTCTGGATCTTCACAGGCATACAGCTTTTCGATAACGGTTATTTGATTTCAGGGGCCATTCCTGTGACCCTTCTGGCGATAGTAGTCGATTATCTGCTGAGACTGCTGGAACGCTTGGTCGTTTCTGACGGAATTAAGCAAACCGGCGAAATGTAACAAGAAGCGGAGGTGATTTTATGTTAAAGAAACTACTAATTCTAAAGCTGGTTGCTGTGCTAACCCTTGCCCTTTCATCATGTTCAAGTATCGGTGTCGGAGGAAAGCAGGTTGCTGTGGGCGGAAAGAACTTTACAGAACAATACCTCCTTTCAGAAATGACGGCTTTTCTATTGAAAGAAGAAGGCTTTAAAGTCAAACAGATGAACAACCTGGGAAGCACAGTGGTCAGAAAAGCCCTTGAAAATGAGCAGGTTGATCTGATGTGGGAGTATACGGGGACAGCTCTCATAACCTACATGGGTAAAGACCCGATTTCTGATCCAGAGAAGACCTTTCAAAAGGTAAAGGAGATTGATGCCAAGAAGGGAATTCACTGGATGAACATGTCTGATGTCAATAACACATATGCTCTTGCCATGACGAAGGAAAAGTCGCAGGAATTGGGAATAAAGTCGATAAGTGATCTGGCATCCTATATCAATGAAAATCCAGGCACGATCACGGTTGCTTCGGATGCAGAATTTGCTAACCGTCCAGATGGGCTTCCCGGTGTAGAAAAAAAATACGGATTCAGCTTCGGTGCAGAGAATATCAAACAAATGGACATCGGACTGACTCAGCGAGCACTGGATAAAAACCAGGTGGATGTATCAGTAGCCTTTGAAACGGATGCTACTATTAGAGATTATGGACTTATTACGTTAAAGGATGATAAACGATTTTTCCCCCCATATCGTGCTGCCGTCAGCATCAACGAAAAAACATATGAAAAATATCCGGAAATAAAAGAAATCACGGCCCGTTTGGCAAATAACCTCAACAGTGATATCATGCGTGAACTGAACTATAAGGTAGACATTGAAGGAAACAGTGTGTCAGTGGTCGCTCATGATTGGCTTGTTGAAAACGGATTATTAGAAGACTAATAAAAATCCTGCAGTTTATTCTCTTACTGCAGGATTTTTTAAAAGTTAGAAATCTTGTTAAAGGCAAAGCAGTATCGGTAGGAACATTCGTATGTAGGATAATGTCAGCTAGTTCTTACAAAAAGCGAGTAAGATTTCAGTTGAAGAGAGTGTGATACCTATTGAGGTGCACACTCTTTTCACTCTTTCTAAAGATTGGTCTGCTTTCAGAAAGAACCATTATTATCATTCAGTTTTTTTAATTTCTCTGTTGAAGAGTTTTTCTTATAGTAAGTCTCCATAATTTCTAGTATCTTTTCTTCTGATAATCCTGAAAAATCAACCAGCATTGAGATGGTGGGCTTGATCGAAAGAGACTCACATGTCTGGATTGTGGACAGAATCAAATCATGATAGTCTTGCTCCCTTGATTGTGAACGTTTCCGCTTTTGTTGGTTATACTCATTAATATGATGTTGATTATCTGATGGTTTCATAAGGATGAACCTCCTAATCTTTAAAAAAGGAATTGTATTAGGTTTATCCGTAAATATGGGGAGATAAACATTTTTTGGCTCGCGGGATATGACGAGTAGGGATGAACATACTGAGTGCATGCCTTCTAACATGTTTCCTACAATCCATATTGAGGTATTAATACATATATAAGGAACGTTTTTAGGAGGAAAAAAAATGAAAAATGCGATGCTGATCGTTAATCCTTCTTCTGGTAAGGAAGAAGCACTCAATTATGTAGAAGAAATAGAGGGGATTTTGAATAAGCAAGGATATGAGGTGAATGTCAGTCAGACAGAAAAAGAACTGGATGCTACAAGATTTTGTCAATCTGCATGCAAAGATGAATATGATCTTGTTGTATCACTTGGCGGGGATGGTACACTTCATGAGACGATTAATGGACTGATCGATGAACATCATCGTCCGAAGCTGGGGATTATACCGATGGGAACGGTGAATGACTTTGCAAGAGCCTTGAATATTCCATTGAACCCTGAGAAAGCGATCGACGTTCTTCGTCATCATCAGACTAGAATGGTGGATATCGGCACTTTCAACGACGATTATTTTGTCAATATCGTAGCAGTAGGGGCATTGGCAGAAGCTACATACGATGTCACCCCTGAAGAGAAGACGAAGCTGGGGCCGCTTGCTTACGTGGTTGAAGGAATGAAAACACTCGCTTCGAATCCTTCCTATCCATTGACGATTGAGCATGATGGTGAGAAGTGGGAAGGAGATTCTTTATTATTCCTGGCAGCCTTGACCAATTCCATTGGGGGCTTTGAGAACCTGGCCCCCGATGCAGAAGTGGACGATGGTGTTCTCCACTGCTATATCATTAACGATATTAATGTATTGAAACTTCCTGCAATATTAACATCCATCCTCGCGGGTAAGCTTAAGAAGAATAAAGATGTAACTTACTTTAAGGCAAGAGAGCTCAGAATATCTTCCTTTGAAGAGCTTAATACAAATGTAGATGGTGAAGAAGGCAGGAAGCTTCCGATTGAACTGGGAATCATGCCGAACCACATTGACGTGATGGTTCCTCTTAAAGAATGATACCCTCTGTAAAGAAGAGGTTGAATTCCTAAACGGAGTTCGATCCTTTTTGTTATAATCATTGGAATTTTATGTTAATATAAAGGCGGAAATCATTATGATGGAGGCGGCTTGAAGAATACGAAAGTTGTAAAAGACAGAAAGACAGTCATTGGGTTAATATCAGCTTTCTCGTTAAGCATAGCGGGGATAGTATTTGCTGCAAATGATAGTCAGTATTGGGTGTCCTCATTAGTGGCGGCATTCATTCTGTTACTGATCAGTGTAAGAAGAGCAGACAAATTGTATCGGGAAGGCTGAAATATACAGGTGTTAGTTAGGTTTTCGCGGATTATGCAGGGTATGAGGATGAATATTCAAAACGGTAACAGGACAAGAGATTTTCTAAAAAGGATGAAACAAATGAAATCGGAAAAACAGAAAATGATCGACGGCGAGTTATATGAACCCTGGGATGAAGGGTTAGTCAAAGAGAGGGAAAGTGCAAGGAAATTGGTAAGACAGTTTAATTCAACAATTGAAACAGATTATGATGAACGTGTGGCACTAATAAAGGAACTGTTCGGTTCTACTGGAGATAAAGTCTATATGGAGCCTAATTTCAGGTGTGATTACGGATATAACATTCATGTCGGGGACAACTTCTTTGCGAATTTTGATTGTGTCATCCTTGATGTATGTGAAGTCAGATTTGGCGCTAATTGTATGCTCGCACCAGGGGTGCATATTTATACCGCAGCACATCCGGTCAATCCCTATGAACGTATCAAGGGACCTGAATTTGGTAAGCCGGTTACCATTGGGAATAATGCATGGATTGGCGGAGGTGCAATCATTAATCCGGGTGTGACAATTGGAGACAATGTGGTGGTTGCTTCTGGATCCGTCGTGACAAAGGACGTATCTTCAAATGTAGTGGTTGGAGGAAACCCTGCGAGAGTACTAAAAGAAATTGATTTGAACAATCCGAATTAACTTATGAATCGGGGAATATACATAAGTAAAAAACGCTGACTGATTGAAAGAAGTCATATCAGCGTTTTTTACCCTGCCTTAAAATTTTTGTGGGAATTGTTTTGTTATTCCTTTAGAAAGAGCATCAGCCAAGTGGAAAATGTGTGCTCTGCCTTTATCGAACGATTCGATATTCTGATTCCAATCTTTTTGGATACGTGCTACTGCTTCTTTTGTAACAAAGTCTAGGTGCATATATAAGAGCTCTTTCAACTCTTTTTCAGACCAGTTGGGATTTGCTCCAATCAAGAATGCAGTGATATCATCAGCATTCCGATACCATTCTTTATTTAGTTTTTCTACTTCTGCCTGATTGCCAGCTTTTGCAGATTCGACGATCTTACCGGCAATGACAATATGTTCTGTCAATAACTCAGCAAGTTGGTTTCCTGCTTTTTCTCCATAGAAAGGTTTGATGGCATTTCCGATATCCTTTTGGTTTTGAAGCAGTCTTTCAAGCACTTTTTCTTGATCTTCCAGACCGTCGACAGCACTAACAATATAGTTGTGCGTCCAAATTACATGATCGTTCCAAAGGGTTCGCATGTCTTCTTTAAGCTTTAGGGCATCGGGGCTCACGCATTCTTTTTTGGCAGCCTGAGTTTCTGGAAGCCGGGCAGCCATTGTCAACGTCATGAGAATAGCGGTGAATACAATAAAGTATTTTTTCATTTGTATCTTCTCCTTTATTTAATTTAGTAATCACGTAGTAGTATTCACTGAAGTAAAAGAGTTGATTCCAAAGAAAAATCTCTTGAATGAGGAGGTCTAGATATGGAAAGTTCCCTTGTGGCGTACGTAATAGGAAGCGGGATAGTATTGTCACTTATCCTGCATTTCCTTCAGATAAAAGGAATACTGAGAAGTTATCTACCTTTCAGAATATTATTCAGTCTAATGATTGCTGCACTATTATCCATTCCGGTCTCCATTTTCTTCATAGGGGGCTGGACGGGACTTGGTATATCCGTGATGGCAGTGTATGTGCTGCTGTTTTGTATCACAGGGTTAATCTGTATGTACCTGTTGAATATTTTCTTTCAAAACAGAGGATAGGTGGGGGATTGACCATTTTTAAAAATAATAAGTGCTTGTCTGCACACAGGTGCAGGGTTGTACATATAGTGAAGTAGAGAAACAGAAAATCGGCAAAAAAGAATGCGGTTGTTCCAAAACGGCTTTAAAAATCCTTTAGTCACCGTAAAAGAAAGCTTCATTCGGTTTTGCCCATGAACAAGCTTTCTCGTCTATATACTTCCGCCGTA encodes:
- a CDS encoding HAD hydrolase-like protein, producing the protein MGFMELDAVIFDMDGTLFQTNQILEMSLEDTFERLRSFGSWKGETPIEKYREMMGVPLPKVWEVLLPEHSDDVRKSMNEYFQRRLIENIQQGNGELYPHVIEVLTFLKQKQLKLFIASNGLTAYLQAIVHHFRLDRWVDETFSIEQIQSLHKSDLVEMILVKHSINKAAVIGDRLSDINAAKDNGLISVGCRFDFSQEEELVQADAVIDDLGELKELFPFCDGVNTALAFK
- a CDS encoding DUF4309 domain-containing protein — protein: MKKFHMAVGFVIISAFILMTGYELGANDKYDFYSNVESTDLSGEMVNSISLSSKKEDVLKRFGLPEKTHQISKPKTTFLVYKDIQFGLKNNEVFRYFFSDNHSTSERITAGDPSEKVIETYGSNYYERTDTGAEIIGYFDKQHHINIEFSFYENKVIGTIIEKIN
- a CDS encoding NAD(FAD)-utilizing dehydrogenase, which encodes MNLNNDARIHMIDIGKELENRVCGLDEGNECTCEGTCSKYAGFAGLGKSEGKFNYTNAFGGELHRKIGEDHALHLMEEVDEILCQFGGSAREKYSTENVYISEKAKRHGLHVLSTEVRHLGSGLAHEIFHNMYQIMREQMSFTFETRVETVKKTGKGFELHTNRGIFKTGRVVIGTGMSGSIWLKSMMESFGVYPGETRLDMGYRVEMKGDQLQSILQDTFETKLKIVRDQYEATTYCMNPRGRIIRKYQNGLVMPDGQNALEKDTPSANLNFTLFVPKYYSSYEEALDTAKNVIGGINNGKDRIVVQRLGDFIKNRKTETLAHNEVEPSLEAEGGDARIQVPDCYGSVLIDFLHALEGLIGEEIHRDTLIYGLDAKFYEPKFSTNAYLESEVPGVYLIGDCSGVTHSLSQAAASGIYLGKHFAFN
- a CDS encoding GNAT family N-acetyltransferase; this translates as MIDNEKFNFTFSYSLADKIVSGEIWVDDVDQPAQAIFKLSNGIHHFAGKRVSHEGVLEWFKEHIEEASPCVLFADAEWEEFIDKEQLHKTKIQRVGYKFDKGRYNKLKAYTIPEGLRLKRIESSLISKSKQYPEKFYKLYWENKENFLSKGVGFGLLNKEDEIIGEVVSSYFAGRYGDPDIFISEDHRGNGYGTLLARAFIDECLERGVCPKWECDMTNIESQQLAERLGFIKIGSHPLYVMN
- a CDS encoding kinase; this translates as MKEENNGLKNFLQRNSDKLSVIGIDGLSRSGKTTYVNELGKMLEENHTDYMCLHMDDYIEKRNKRYNTGFEEWKEYYYLQWDVEYLRKNMFAKLKNFSRLTLQYYDNESDVHVSKTMKLPSSGVILIEGVFLQRKEWKGFFDYLIYLDCERETRFRRESEYTQTQTEKFKKRYWKAEDYYMKSVQPAANADYVIKT
- a CDS encoding N-acetyltransferase yields the protein MATIRELSTEADWIAAYPVMNQLRKHLTQEEFLELVKEAAATEGYKLAALYKEERIVAVTGFMPMLTLYNGRFIWVCDLVTDSNERSKGYGDKLLCYVERWAKERDYEIVSLSSGLQRLDAHRFYEKKMDYKKKSFVFLKEL
- a CDS encoding VOC family protein, with protein sequence MFKVGSVFIPVTDLKKSKKWYEDLLGVKLIDEWEGGAGFYFPNCQTQLGLVEVEKPQPSEFTIKGNMKNSYFNFLVSDIDNAYSHFNRNGIKTSEIEEFGGMKFFDFFDPDGNPFSVVDEVEGSPFHRDEVKKLQEKY
- a CDS encoding RNA polymerase sigma factor; translated protein: MVFDNMEKTMSKLYRYSLMLTGSKWTAEDLVQETLIKVYTIKKTDPQREFTNSFLYTVAKNLFIDEQRKKKAVATFREELHQYEIDYTGCESIVEELLLKLPIRQAILITLKDVFGYHSQEIAAMLRVTDESVKTALSRSRSRLKKLSKDIPQILHQPTDKELILELTRAIKQGNPASLFALSRLLESRHYSLSRISGTRYVHVIDPDGNILEIIC